In the genome of Desulfovermiculus halophilus DSM 18834, the window TGGACCCAGAAAGTGGAATTGCATACAGAAGAGATGGCAAACTCCAAAAATCCACAAGCTACGTCGAAGAACCAGTTTTTCATACACATGACTGCCGACCTGGCGCGCCATTATTGGAACACCCGGACCCTGCGTGGTTGAACGCCACGCAGGGTCCGGGTATTTTCTCTCGGTGCTTACCGTTCGGACAGTAGGCTCATGTACATCCCATGCGGAATATCGGAGGACCAATGCAACTGCAGACGTGTCGGTATGAACATCCAGGTTCTGGCCTGGGTCTGATCACTTTGGATCGGCCCAAGGAGTACAATGCGATCAACAAAACCATGACCCGGGAATTGGAGCAGGTCCTGAATCAGGCGGCCAAGGACGACCGGGTGCGGGTTCTGGTCCTGACCGGAAGCGGCCCTGCGTTTTGTGCCGGGGGCGACCTCGCCTGGCTGATGGAGGCCGATGACCAGCCCAAGAAACGGGAGATTGTGGATCTGGCCGGGGGCCTGATCGAAAAGCTCTGGCATTTTGAAAAGCCGGTTCTGGCCGGAGTAAACGGAGTAGCCGCCGGAGCCGGAACCGCCCTGGTCCTGGCCTGTGACATGAGCATTGCTGCCGAGTCGGCCAGATTCGCCCCCAATTTTGTGAACATCGCTGCTGTTCCGGACAGCGCTGCGTCCTGGCTGCTGCCCCGGGTGGTGGGCATGCACCGGGCCATGGAGCTGATGCTATCCGGCCGTACCCTGTCGGCTTCCCAGGCTTATGAGCTGGGACTCTTTACCTCTGTCGTTCCGGACACGGAGTTCCAGGACCAGGTTCGGGAAATGGCCGGGAGGCTGGCCGGGGGCCCGCAGGGCGCGATCAGGTCCATAAAGGCCCTGCTCAAGGCCAGCGCGGACAACGATCTGAGCCGGCACCTTGAAGAAGAAGCCGTGCGTCAGGTCCGGGCCTGGTCTGATCCGGACTTTGCCGAAGGCGTGCAGGCCTTTGTGCACAAGCGCACGCCCCGTTTCGCCTGATGGCCGAGCACCAAGGTAAAGACAGAGCCTCTGGCCCTCATGTGCAGGAGGCCGGGCTCCATATCTGGTGCGGTCCGGACCTGGTTTTGTGAATCTCGCCCCGGGATTCCAAATAGCTCAAGTGAGCAAGGGCCTCGCCGGTTGCAAACCACTTTTGGGCCAGGGGAAACTTGTTCCAGTCCGTGGTGTCCAAATCCCAGGTCATGCCGGAGGCTATATCGAAGCCGTGCCCCGGCTGGTCCCAAACGATCCGCCTGACCTCCTCCAGGCGCTGCACATGGTGCTCCCTGATCTCCCGGATCCGGCGTCTATGGTCTGAAAACAACCGTCTATGCCCGGGCAGAACCAGGGAAACCTCCAGGTCCTGCAGGCGATCCAGACTGTGCATGTAGTGGCTCAAGGGATCCTCCCCCGGCACCCATTGGGAGATGTTGGGGGTGATTTCCTCCAGCAGCGTGTCTCCGGCAAAGAGCAGCTTGCGGTCCGGCTCGTAGAAGCAGAGGTGGCCCCTGGTGTGCCCTGGAGTGAGCAGGCAGTGCAGGGTGAGCCCGTTATATTCGATCCTGTCTCCTTCCCCCAGGGCTTGAATCTCAACCGGACCCTGGGGCCGGTACTTGAATCCGGGATGGGCGTCCACTGCCTGGCTCAGCTGGTCGCCGGGCAGTCCGTTGAGCAGGGCAAAGCGCTGTATGGTCTCCAGGTCCAAAGGCCGGGTGATCACCTCCGCGTCCGGAGGACTCATGTATATCCCTGCCCCCTGGGCATACAGCCTGGGGACCAGCCCGCTGTGGTCGGAATGCATATGGGTGACCAGGACATCCAGTCTGGAGATATCTATCTCCAGTTCCTGCAGCCCCTGGTTCAGCGCCGTCCAGCACGAATCACGGTTCAGGCCGGTGTCGATCAGGCAGCTGCGCTCTGTTCCGTACAGGACGTAGGCATTGAGATACTTCAGGGGGTTGTTGGGCATGGGCACAGTGATCCGGTACACTGGGTCCTGAACCTTCTCGATCATTTTGTCTCCTTTGGCTCTGACGGTTCGCGGGTCTGCAGGCTGAGCACAGCCCCTCGGACCAGGGCCCGGTTCCCGAATTTGGCCGTGATAGTATCCACCGCCTGGTCCAGGTTCCGGTCCCGGGGGGAGTTCTGCTCCGGAAACAGGGAGAGCTGGGACTGTCTGGCCTGGAACTGGGAAACGCTGACCCCGCAGAGGCGCACGGATTTGGAAAGGCGCATCTCATCCAGCAGGCCGCAGACGGTTCGGTAGATGACCTGGGTGCAATCCGTGGGTTGGGCCAGGGTCCGGTTGCGGGTAACGGTTTGGAAGTCATTGAACTTGATCTTCAGGGTTACTGTCCTTCCCCGGCTCTTGATTTTCCGCAGAGAGCGGCCGACCTCTTCGCTTTGTTCCAGCAGCCAGGTCTTGATCGTCTCCCGATCCGCCGTATCCCGGGCAAAGGTGTCCTCGGCTCCGCAGGATTTTGCTTTCCGTCTGGGTACGACCTGTCCGTCATCCTGGCCCTGGGCCAGATAAAACAGTGCCCGCCCCCGCTTTCCCCATTTGGCTTCCCAGAACTCCAGGGAAAACTGACTGATCTGGCCGCAGGTCGAAATGCCCAGTTCATGCAGCCGGGCAACTGTTTTGGCTCCTACGCCGGGCAGCTTGGAAACAGGGAGGGAGGCCATGAACTCCGGGACCGAGGCCGGAGGAATGACCCGCAGGCCATCCGGCTTGTCCAGGTCTGAGCCGATCTTGGCCAGGAACTTGTTCGGGGCCAGGCCGATGGAACAGGTCAGTTCATGCTGGTGGAAGATGCGGTCTTTGATGCTTCGGGCAATGTCTTCAGCCGGGCCCAGGAGTCGTTCGCAGCCGGTGAGGTCCATATAGGCCTCGTCGATGGAGGCCTTTTCCACGACCGGGGAGCAGTCCTGGAGGATGGCCATGATCTGGCGGGAGATCTGGGCGTATCGCCGTCTGCGGCCGGAAAGAAAGATCCCGTGGGGGCACAGGTTGCGGGCCGTGGCCATGGGCATGGCCGAGTGTATGCCGTACGGTCTGGCCTCGTAGGAAGCAGTGGAGACCACGCCCCGATCGGAGAGGCCACCGATTATGACCGGCTTCCCCCGCAGGCTGGGTTGGTCCACCTGTTCCACAGACGCAAAGAAGGCGTCCATGTCCAGGTGGAGGATGATCCTTTGAGCAGTATTCATGAGATGTCGGGATGCATTGTGATACAAAAGGCACAGGTTAATGCGGACCTACCCGGGAGTCAAAATCCGAAAGCTCTGAGCCCCGATCTACATTGTATCCGCCATATGCGGCGCATCGTCAAGCATTCGGCAGTGGTCTCGACTTCTTGACATGCCGGTCAGGGGCGGTCATTTTGGGTTGCCTTTGGTTTGTGCTCTTGTCAGAGGACAGAAGACAGAGATCAGAAGACAGAGGTCAGAGATCAGAGGTCAGAGATCAGAGGGCAGAAGTCAGAGGTCGGTAAAAAACAAGGCGTAGAATCACGATGGGACTTGGAGCAAAATTTCACCTTCGCCCCAGACACAAGCGCATTTTGGCCTATGTCCGGGAAAGCTGGGGCAAGCTGGCCCTGGCCATGCTCTGTATGCTTGTGGTCTCGGCAACAACGTCCGGGACGGCCTTTATCGTCAAGCCGATCCTGGATGACATCTTCATGAAGCAAAATGAGCGCATGCTTTTGCTCATGCCCATTCTTGTCCTCCTCATTTACGTCTTTCGCGGCGTGGCCATGTTCGGCCAGGAATACCTCATGCAATACGTGGGGGAAAACATCATCAAGCAGCTGCGCGAAGACCTGTACGCCAAGATTTCCGACCTGTCCCTGTCCTTTTTTCAGCAGCAGAAGACCGGGGTTCTCATGTCCCGGATCACCAACGATGTGAACATCATCAAGACCATGGTGTCCACCGCGGTCACCGGGGCCCTGCGGGACGTATTTACCATTGTCGGTCTGGTCTTCGTTATCTTTTACCGGGACTGGCAACTGGCCCTGATCGCCATGGTGGTCCTGCCGGTGGCCTTTTTCCCCATCTACGAGTTCGGACGCCGGATTCGGCGCTTCAGCACCAGGAGCCAGGAATCCATGGCCGACTTGAATGCGTTTCTGCACGAGACCTTTGCCGGAAACAAGATCGTCAAGGCCTTCGGCATGGAGCCCCAGGAAAAGGCCCGTTTCTTGAACAAGAATCAGAAATACTATCGGTATGAGATAAAGACCTACCGGATTAAGGCCTTGAGTTCTCCGATCATGGAGTTCCTCGGAGGCATCGGCATGGCCCTGGTCATTTGGTACGGCGGATATGGGGTCATTCACGGGGACTCCACTCCGGGGACCTTTTTTTCCTTTATGACCGCTGTGATGATGATGTACGCTCCGATCAAAAAACTGAGCAAGTTGAACAACGCAGTCCAGCGGGGCATGGCCGCAGCCGACCGGGTATTCGACATCCTGGAGACCAAATCGGAGATCGTGGAGCCGAGGGATCCCGTGCCCATGCCTCCGCCTCCGCACACCGTATTTTTTGATCATGTCGGGTTTGCCTACGCCGGGAATACATCTGTCCTGCAGGATATCTGTCTTCAGGTCCAGCCCGGGGAACGGCTGGGGATCGTGGGGACCAGCGGGGGAGGCAAAACCAGCCTGGTGAATTTGATCCCCAGGTTCTACGATCCAACGTCCGGGACCGTCAGAATCGACGGGATCGATATCCGCAGCTTTGCTGTCTCTGAGCTTCGAAGCCGGATCGGGGTGGTCACCCAGGAACCGATTCTGTTCAACGATACAGTGAGGGCCAACATAGCCTACGGAACAGACAACCCCACCCAGGAGCAGATCCTGGATGCAGCAAGGTCAGCCTACCTGTACGATTTCATCCACAGCCTTCCTGACGGCCTGGACACGGTCATTGGTGAGCTCGGGGGGCGTCTGTCCGGAGGGGAAAAGCAGCGGATGTGCATAGCCCGCGCTCTGTTGAAGGATGCCCCGATTCTTATCCTGGACGAAGCGACATCCGCTCTGGATGCCGAAGCCGAGCAGCTGGTACAGAAGGCTTTGGAGAACCTGATGCAGGGCAGGACATCATTCGTCATTGCCCACAGACTGTCCACGGTCATCGATGCGGACCGGATCATTGTTCTGTCCGGAGGCAGGATCGTGGAGCAGGGCAGCCACGCCTCCCTGATGGCCGCGGGAGGGGAGTATTACCGGCTGTATTCCAAGCAGTTTTCCTCCCGGTCCGCCAGCTCCTGAAAAAAGGCCCGGGCGATGCACTGCCCGGCAACCGCAGCGGTAAAGCCGATAAGCTCAGGAGCTGAAATCCGGCTGTTGAACTCTCCCAAATGGGGGCCGGTGACCAGAGTGATATCCTGTTCACCCGGGGCACAATCCATGTCTGGGGCCAGGGCCTTGGATCTGAGCAGGGCGGTGAATTCCTGCCCGGTGTATTGCAGCTGATCCCGGGCCCTGAGCACCTCGGTCATATGCCGGTCCACTCCCAGGGGCTCTATCAGCGCCTTGGCCGTCTCATCGCAGTCCAAGGTTTCCGCATCCAGGGGAGCGCCCAGAAATCCCGCCGAATATTCCCGCACAATGGTCTTGAGCAATTGTGTAAAGGCCTGGGGATCAAAAAGATGCCTGGCATCCACTGGTTCCCTGTCCGGGGTCAGCCCCATACAGGTCGGGTCCTGGAGCCGGAACCAGCTCCCGGCCGCCAAAATGAGACTGAGGATCTGGGTCCCCAGGTGGTGAAAGAGATGCCGGGAGCTGCCGGACCAGGGCTGCAGATGCTCGAAATCGCGCAGTCCGGAGAGGCCGAAGTTCGGATACAGACAGGATGCGAACCACCGGTCCAGGCGTCCTCCCCTGGTCCAGACATACACCCCCTGGTCGTCCCGGCGTCCGGACTGAGTCCGGTTGTGAAACAGGGGAATGGGGGCTGTATGTACAATCCCCCGCCTGCTCAGCTGCCCGAATCCCCTGGCTGCCTTGGCCAGTACTCGGTCAAAGCAGGTAAAGTCCAGGTTGCGTTCAGGGGCCGGGTCCAAAGCATAGGTGAAGTAGGCCGGGGTGGTCAGATAGGGCAGGCAATATGGTGCATCCGGGAGTGATTCACCGCCCGAGGCTGTGATCCGTGAGGTGCGCTGGATCCGCAAGCAGCCCCGCAGGGGAACCGGGATGTGCTGATCCGGCAGGAGGTCCTTGTCTGCGCCCAGATACTGCATCCACCAAGCCTCATTGGCCAGATCATAGCCCTGGCCCTCTGTCCGGGCCATTTTGAGAACCAGGATCCGGCCGGGAAGGGCCGGGTCGGTGCACACCAGGCTGCGGCCGGCCCGGGTAATCCTTGGCTCGGACATGCCCGCCCGGCTGATCAGAGAATGAATATCCCGTGGAGGGCCGTCTTCCAGGTCCAGAGCGGGCTGCTGCGGGGGAGTGATGCTCAGGGGCAGGCTCCCCAAGGCCTGGGCCGCGGCCAGGGTGGTCGATCCGGTACTCGTGGCGGCGAATGCATGCAGGGTTTCCCAGGCCCGGGAACGCAAATGTCCGGGTGAGCTGCGGGATACGAAGCCGCTCAAGGCAGTGGCTGCTTCCAGGTACAGGAAGTGGGCGCAGGTCTGCCGATTGTGGGTGGGATCAGAGAGGACCCGGTGCAGGAGGTCGATGTCTTCCAAACCGGCCTGTTCCGGCTGTTGAGCGAGCTTTTGAGCTGTGGAGCGGACAGTCAGGTATTGGGCGGTAAAGGATGGGGGCATTGGACAGGATGAATATGTTCAGAAAATCGTTTCCTCGACCCAGGAAATGCAATTACAAATCGGCATGCCCGCCAAGGCGGGCACGTTTTCGCTAACGAGGCATACAAACGATTTCGATACCGATACCGACTGGGAGTGGTTACCCAATCGAATCCTGATAAGGCTGAGGATTACTGGCGCGAAGAATGAGCGTCCAGTGCATCCGTTTGTTGTGATTTTTTTCTTCGGGTTCGTAATCGCTATCGGGATCGGGATCGATCTCCTTAAACTGAGGGTTCCTGCTGCACCGAATGACATATTCTTTCGATTTCGATACCGATCCCGATTTCGATTTGGATTATCCCAACTAATAACTTATAACAGTTTTTCATACCAAACCACATGCCTGCGCCGTGGCGGGCATGTGGGTTGGTATATATCCGTGTGGCCGACTACCTTGAACCCGTGGCCCGGTCCTTGATCTGTCTGCCCAGGCGCTGGCCCACGGCAAAGAGGTCCTTGGCCTGATCGTGGGTGGGGACATGCTTTATGCCTGCCGGCTCTTCAGGCAGGTCCATGCCCATGTCCTGCAGCCACTGGGCGATCTTTTTCGGGGCCTCGCCGCTCCAGCCGTAGGAACCAAAGGCATAGCCGATCTTGTTTTGGGGCTTTAAGCCCTGCATATAGGTAAGCATGTCGGCGATCAGGGGAAGAACTCCGTTGTTGTGGGTCGGCGATCCGACCAGTACGGCCCCGGCGTCCCAGACTTCGCCCATGACGTCGGAATGATGCCAGCTCTTGATGGCAAAAAGCTTGACCTCGATGTCTTCCGCACTCAGTCCCGAAGCCAGGCTGTCGGCCATCATGGCGGTGGACTTCCACATGGTGTCGTAGACTATGACGGCCTTGGCTGTCGGCTGTTGAGCCGCAAACTCCTGGTAGGCGGCCAGGGTGTTGGCCACGTTGTCCTTGAGGACCAGCCCGTGATCCGGGGCGATCATGTCAATATCCCAGCCCAGCTCCTGGACAGCCTGCAGGGCCTTGGGGACCTGGGCGGAAAAGGGGAGAATGATATTGGCGTAGTAGTGAGCCATATAGGACTTGAGCTCCGGCCATGGGATCCAGTCGTCGAAGCGCTGGCTGGAGGCTATGTTCTGGCCGAAGGCGTCCTGGGAAATAAGGAGCTTGTCTTCAGGGATATAGGAGACCATGCTGTCCGGCCAGTGGAGCATCCTGGTCTCCAGAAACTGGACCGTGCGCTTGCCCAGAGAGGCTGTTTCCTTGTTTCCGACCACATGCAGGGGCCAGTCGTGGGTGTGGAAGCGGCCGTCAAGGAACTGCTTGCCCATTTTGGAGACATACATGACTTCTGGCCGGACCCGGTCCACAATCTCGGCCAGGCATCCGCTGTGGTCAGGCTCGCAGTGATTGACCACGATCTGATCGATCTTGGCCGGGTCGATAATTTGTGCGATTTGGCATAGAAGCTCTGAAGTGAACCTGGAGTCCACGGTGTCGAACAAGGTCACCTTGTCGTCCAGGACGAGGTAGGCATTGTAGGTGGTGCCCCGTGACGATTTGGAATATCCGTGAAAGTCGCGCAGGTTCCAATCCACGGCACCGACCCAGTACACTCCGGGTTTGATTTCCACCGGATTCATGACAGCCCTCCTTGGCTCTATGGTTTACAGCCCCAGCAGCATTTAAGCCCGAGCATTTCAAGTATACGAGGTGTTTTCCTGAGCTTAGCACTCGGGGCAAACCCCATAGACCAGCACATTGCAGCTGAGGATGGTGAAGTCGGTATCAATCTCCCGGCACAGGGCCGCGGTATCCGGTCCGGAGTGCACATCCGCCACTCGACCGCAGTTGGTGCAGCAGATATGGATATGCGGATGCGGATTTCCGTCAAACCGCATCTGGCTGTTTCCGGCCTGCACCTTCTGGATGATGCCTTCTGAGGACAACAGGTCCAGATTGCGGTAAATGGTCCCCAGGCTGACCTTGGGCAGCCTTTTGCGGACCATCTCGTAGAGCTCGTCTGCGGTTGGATGGGAACGTACCTTGCGCAGCTCCTCAAGGATGACTCTGCGCTGGGGGGTGACCCGAAGGTTCTTAATCGGATTCACAACTGACTCCTGAGTAATATTGAGAATAAATCTCATTAATTTTTATACACTGCGCACCATGCTGTCAAGGACTGATACGTCGTGTGAATCCTGTGCCTTAGGCATTCTCCTGTGCCTGCAGCCTGGCCAGCTTTTCCTGATCGTCCTTAAAAAGCTTGTAGTTCACCGAATCGACCAGGGCCTGCCAGCTGGCCTCGATAATATTGAAGGATACCCCCATGGTCATCCACCGGCATTTATGATCCCCGGACTCGATGAGCACCCGAACCCGGGAGGCGGTCCCGGGGGCATCGTTCAGGTTCGGGGAGAGGACCCGGACCTTGAAATCCAGCAGGCTCATTTCATGCAGCTTGGGGTAGAACTTTTCCAGTCCCTTGCGCAGGGCGTTGTCCAGGGCGTTCACCGGTCCTCGGCCGGT includes:
- a CDS encoding enoyl-CoA hydratase/isomerase family protein; amino-acid sequence: MQLQTCRYEHPGSGLGLITLDRPKEYNAINKTMTRELEQVLNQAAKDDRVRVLVLTGSGPAFCAGGDLAWLMEADDQPKKREIVDLAGGLIEKLWHFEKPVLAGVNGVAAGAGTALVLACDMSIAAESARFAPNFVNIAAVPDSAASWLLPRVVGMHRAMELMLSGRTLSASQAYELGLFTSVVPDTEFQDQVREMAGRLAGGPQGAIRSIKALLKASADNDLSRHLEEEAVRQVRAWSDPDFAEGVQAFVHKRTPRFA
- a CDS encoding MBL fold metallo-hydrolase, with translation MIEKVQDPVYRITVPMPNNPLKYLNAYVLYGTERSCLIDTGLNRDSCWTALNQGLQELEIDISRLDVLVTHMHSDHSGLVPRLYAQGAGIYMSPPDAEVITRPLDLETIQRFALLNGLPGDQLSQAVDAHPGFKYRPQGPVEIQALGEGDRIEYNGLTLHCLLTPGHTRGHLCFYEPDRKLLFAGDTLLEEITPNISQWVPGEDPLSHYMHSLDRLQDLEVSLVLPGHRRLFSDHRRRIREIREHHVQRLEEVRRIVWDQPGHGFDIASGMTWDLDTTDWNKFPLAQKWFATGEALAHLSYLESRGEIHKTRSGPHQIWSPASCT
- a CDS encoding DNA polymerase IV: MNTAQRIILHLDMDAFFASVEQVDQPSLRGKPVIIGGLSDRGVVSTASYEARPYGIHSAMPMATARNLCPHGIFLSGRRRRYAQISRQIMAILQDCSPVVEKASIDEAYMDLTGCERLLGPAEDIARSIKDRIFHQHELTCSIGLAPNKFLAKIGSDLDKPDGLRVIPPASVPEFMASLPVSKLPGVGAKTVARLHELGISTCGQISQFSLEFWEAKWGKRGRALFYLAQGQDDGQVVPRRKAKSCGAEDTFARDTADRETIKTWLLEQSEEVGRSLRKIKSRGRTVTLKIKFNDFQTVTRNRTLAQPTDCTQVIYRTVCGLLDEMRLSKSVRLCGVSVSQFQARQSQLSLFPEQNSPRDRNLDQAVDTITAKFGNRALVRGAVLSLQTREPSEPKETK
- a CDS encoding ABC transporter ATP-binding protein, with translation MGLGAKFHLRPRHKRILAYVRESWGKLALAMLCMLVVSATTSGTAFIVKPILDDIFMKQNERMLLLMPILVLLIYVFRGVAMFGQEYLMQYVGENIIKQLREDLYAKISDLSLSFFQQQKTGVLMSRITNDVNIIKTMVSTAVTGALRDVFTIVGLVFVIFYRDWQLALIAMVVLPVAFFPIYEFGRRIRRFSTRSQESMADLNAFLHETFAGNKIVKAFGMEPQEKARFLNKNQKYYRYEIKTYRIKALSSPIMEFLGGIGMALVIWYGGYGVIHGDSTPGTFFSFMTAVMMMYAPIKKLSKLNNAVQRGMAAADRVFDILETKSEIVEPRDPVPMPPPPHTVFFDHVGFAYAGNTSVLQDICLQVQPGERLGIVGTSGGGKTSLVNLIPRFYDPTSGTVRIDGIDIRSFAVSELRSRIGVVTQEPILFNDTVRANIAYGTDNPTQEQILDAARSAYLYDFIHSLPDGLDTVIGELGGRLSGGEKQRMCIARALLKDAPILILDEATSALDAEAEQLVQKALENLMQGRTSFVIAHRLSTVIDADRIIVLSGGRIVEQGSHASLMAAGGEYYRLYSKQFSSRSASS
- a CDS encoding SidJ-related pseudokinase; this encodes MPPSFTAQYLTVRSTAQKLAQQPEQAGLEDIDLLHRVLSDPTHNRQTCAHFLYLEAATALSGFVSRSSPGHLRSRAWETLHAFAATSTGSTTLAAAQALGSLPLSITPPQQPALDLEDGPPRDIHSLISRAGMSEPRITRAGRSLVCTDPALPGRILVLKMARTEGQGYDLANEAWWMQYLGADKDLLPDQHIPVPLRGCLRIQRTSRITASGGESLPDAPYCLPYLTTPAYFTYALDPAPERNLDFTCFDRVLAKAARGFGQLSRRGIVHTAPIPLFHNRTQSGRRDDQGVYVWTRGGRLDRWFASCLYPNFGLSGLRDFEHLQPWSGSSRHLFHHLGTQILSLILAAGSWFRLQDPTCMGLTPDREPVDARHLFDPQAFTQLLKTIVREYSAGFLGAPLDAETLDCDETAKALIEPLGVDRHMTEVLRARDQLQYTGQEFTALLRSKALAPDMDCAPGEQDITLVTGPHLGEFNSRISAPELIGFTAAVAGQCIARAFFQELADREENCLEYSR
- a CDS encoding FprA family A-type flavoprotein; protein product: MNPVEIKPGVYWVGAVDWNLRDFHGYSKSSRGTTYNAYLVLDDKVTLFDTVDSRFTSELLCQIAQIIDPAKIDQIVVNHCEPDHSGCLAEIVDRVRPEVMYVSKMGKQFLDGRFHTHDWPLHVVGNKETASLGKRTVQFLETRMLHWPDSMVSYIPEDKLLISQDAFGQNIASSQRFDDWIPWPELKSYMAHYYANIILPFSAQVPKALQAVQELGWDIDMIAPDHGLVLKDNVANTLAAYQEFAAQQPTAKAVIVYDTMWKSTAMMADSLASGLSAEDIEVKLFAIKSWHHSDVMGEVWDAGAVLVGSPTHNNGVLPLIADMLTYMQGLKPQNKIGYAFGSYGWSGEAPKKIAQWLQDMGMDLPEEPAGIKHVPTHDQAKDLFAVGQRLGRQIKDRATGSR
- a CDS encoding transcriptional repressor; the encoded protein is MNPIKNLRVTPQRRVILEELRKVRSHPTADELYEMVRKRLPKVSLGTIYRNLDLLSSEGIIQKVQAGNSQMRFDGNPHPHIHICCTNCGRVADVHSGPDTAALCREIDTDFTILSCNVLVYGVCPEC